Proteins encoded together in one Actinomycetes bacterium window:
- a CDS encoding LutB/LldF family L-lactate oxidation iron-sulfur protein, translating to MALADTQLRRNLGHATATIRRKRAAVVGELPDWQELREAGRAIKERVLRHLDTYLEELEASVRRAGGVVHWARDAEECNRVVADVVKAHGQTEVVKVKSLTTDETKLNEALAAEGIDAWETDLAELIVQLGEDASSHILVPAIHKNRAEIRELFQRTLDVDTSGLTDEPAALAEAARLHLRKRFLGAKVGISGVNFAVAETGTVCVVESEGNGRMCLTLPEVLVSVMGIEKLIPTWRDFEVFLQLLPRSSTGERMNPYTSFWTGVHRGDGPGEFHLVLLDNGRSRVLADPVGRQTLNCIRCSACLNVCPVYERTGGHAYGSVYPGPIGAILTPQLEGLDRAGTLPYASTLCGACYEVCPVKIDIPEVLVHLRAAVVEHKRAARRLPGPEAAAMEAMAWVFADRRRYELAQKLARVGQLPLARSGRIRRLPAALSGWTEMRDAPAIPAQTFRDWWRSRR from the coding sequence CTGGCGCTCGCCGACACCCAGCTCCGCCGCAACCTCGGGCACGCCACCGCCACCATCCGGCGCAAGCGCGCCGCGGTCGTCGGCGAGCTGCCCGACTGGCAGGAGCTGCGCGAGGCAGGGCGCGCGATCAAGGAGCGGGTGCTGCGCCACCTCGACACCTACCTCGAGGAGCTCGAGGCGAGCGTGCGGCGCGCCGGCGGGGTGGTGCACTGGGCGCGGGACGCCGAGGAGTGCAACCGTGTCGTGGCCGACGTGGTCAAGGCGCACGGCCAGACCGAGGTGGTCAAGGTCAAGTCGCTCACCACCGACGAGACCAAGCTCAACGAGGCGCTCGCGGCCGAGGGCATCGACGCCTGGGAGACCGACCTGGCCGAGCTGATCGTGCAGCTCGGCGAGGACGCGTCCTCCCACATCCTGGTGCCCGCCATCCACAAGAACCGGGCCGAGATCCGCGAGCTGTTCCAGCGCACCCTCGACGTCGACACCAGCGGGCTCACCGACGAGCCCGCCGCGCTGGCCGAGGCGGCCCGGCTCCACCTGCGCAAGCGGTTCCTGGGCGCCAAGGTCGGGATCAGCGGGGTCAACTTCGCGGTGGCCGAGACCGGCACCGTGTGCGTGGTAGAGTCCGAGGGCAACGGCCGCATGTGCCTGACCCTGCCCGAGGTGCTGGTCAGCGTGATGGGCATCGAGAAGCTCATCCCCACCTGGCGCGACTTCGAGGTGTTCCTCCAGCTCCTGCCGCGCTCCTCGACCGGTGAGCGGATGAACCCGTACACCTCGTTCTGGACCGGCGTCCACCGCGGCGACGGGCCGGGCGAGTTCCACCTCGTGCTGCTCGACAACGGCCGCTCCCGGGTGCTGGCCGACCCGGTCGGCCGCCAGACGCTCAACTGCATCCGCTGCTCGGCCTGCCTGAACGTCTGCCCGGTGTACGAGCGCACCGGTGGCCACGCCTACGGCTCGGTGTACCCGGGGCCGATCGGCGCGATCCTCACCCCGCAGCTCGAGGGGCTGGACCGGGCCGGCACGCTGCCGTACGCCTCCACCCTGTGCGGCGCGTGCTACGAGGTCTGCCCGGTCAAGATCGACATCCCCGAGGTCCTGGTCCACCTGCGCGCCGCGGTCGTCGAGCACAAGCGTGCGGCCCGCCGGCTGCCTGGCCCGGAGGCGGCGGCGATGGAGGCGATGGCGTGGGTCTTCGCCGACCGGCGCCGGTACGAGCTGGCCCAGAAGCTGGCCCGGGTCGGGCAGCTCCCCCTGGCCCGCTCGGGCCGGATCCGGCGCCTGCCCGCGGCCCTGTCGGGCTGGACCGAGATGCGCGACGCGCCCGCGATCCCCGCCCAGACGTTCCGGGACTGGTGGCGCAGCCGCCGATGA
- a CDS encoding (Fe-S)-binding protein: MRVALFVTCFNDTMFPETGKAVVRLLERLGHQVEFPDEQTCCGQMHYNTGYQREAAPLARRFVDVFAGYEAVVTPSGSCAGMVRELYPKLAEDTGDRVLAGRAADLAPRVFELSEFLVRRLGITDVGAYYPHRVTYHPTCHSLRVLRVGDAPLRLLRAVRGIDLVELAESQECCGFGGTFAVKNADTSMAMLSDKLRHVLDTRAEVCTAGDNSCLMHIGGALSRQRTGVRAVHLAEILAATEEDPRT, encoded by the coding sequence GTGCGTGTCGCCCTGTTCGTCACATGCTTCAACGACACGATGTTTCCCGAGACCGGGAAGGCGGTCGTCCGGCTGCTCGAGCGCCTCGGCCACCAGGTCGAGTTCCCGGACGAGCAGACCTGCTGCGGCCAGATGCACTACAACACCGGCTACCAGCGTGAGGCCGCGCCGCTGGCGCGCCGCTTCGTCGACGTGTTCGCCGGCTACGAGGCGGTGGTGACCCCGTCCGGCTCCTGCGCCGGCATGGTCCGGGAGCTGTACCCCAAGCTCGCCGAGGACACCGGGGACCGCGTCCTGGCCGGGCGGGCGGCCGACCTCGCCCCCCGGGTCTTCGAGCTGTCGGAGTTCCTGGTCCGCCGGCTCGGCATCACCGACGTAGGCGCCTACTACCCCCACCGGGTCACCTACCACCCAACCTGCCACTCCCTGCGCGTGCTCCGGGTGGGGGACGCGCCCCTGCGGCTGCTGCGCGCGGTCCGCGGCATCGACCTCGTCGAGCTTGCGGAGAGCCAGGAGTGCTGCGGCTTCGGTGGCACGTTCGCGGTCAAGAACGCCGACACCTCCATGGCGATGCTCTCCGACAAGCTCCGCCACGTGCTCGACACCCGGGCCGAGGTGTGCACCGCGGGCGACAACTCCTGCCTCATGCACATCGGCGGGGCCCTGTCCCGCCAGCGCACCGGGGTCCGCGCCGTCCACCTGGCCGAGATCCTGGCCGCCACCGAGGAGGACCCGCGCACGTGA